Proteins from a single region of Hydra vulgaris chromosome 12, alternate assembly HydraT2T_AEP:
- the LOC100210436 gene encoding POU domain, class 4, transcription factor 2 isoform X1, producing MSHLFSAENLDRDFLSKSLGGLNSSRGPPSLLHNGSMSHSNLASQVSNMFDNMDDSHLLGSQIDSMSKYLPKQSGGSKLPSAFLHSLHANQDPTQYDPHDILDQISASLQPNANENSYEHHSTAISSNTNNYSTSHLLSPSSTSFSTSFNNPNFSSFNNSFAAAAAAAAAAAAAAQVGQEVECTPRELEWFAERFKQRRIKLGVTQADVGTALAHLKLPGVGSLSQSTICRFESLTLSHNNMMALKPVLSAWLDEAERANRMKSKDSAFLPNADKKRKRTSIGAAEKRSLEAYFAMQPRPSSDKIAAIAEKLDLSKNVVRVWFCNQRQKKKRMKFSVH from the exons ATGTCTCATTTATTTTCTGCTGAGAACTTAGATAGGGATTTTTTATCAAAGAGTTTAGGAGGACTTAACAGTTCTCGTGGTCCACCGTCACTGCTGCACAATGGATCTATGTCTCATAGCAATCTTGCATCTCAG gtTTCAAACATGTTTGACAACATGGACGACTCCCATTTGTTGGGATCTCAAATAGACTCAATGTCAAAATATTTGCCAAAACAAAGCGGTGGTTCAAAGTTACCAAGTGCTTTTCTACACAGTCTTCATGCAAATCAAGACCCTACTCAATACGATCCCCATGATATCTTAGATCAAATATCAGCTTCTCTTCAACCGAACGCGAATGAAAACTCTTATGAGCATCATTCTACAGCAATATCATCGAACACAAACAATTACTCAACAAGTCATTTACTGTCTCCATCGTCAACTTCATTTTCTACTTCATTTAACAATCCAAATTTTAGCAGTTTCAATAATTCTTTTGCTGCTGCCGCAGCTGCAGCTGCAGCCGCAGCCGCAGCGGCTCAAGTTGGCCAAGAGGTTGAATGTACACCACGAGAACTAGAATGGTTTGCAGAACGCTTTAAACAAAGACGTATTAAACTAGGAGTTACTCAAGCGGATGTTGGAACAGCTCTCGCACACTTAAAACTTCCAGGTGTAGGATCCTTAAGTCAGTCTACTATATGTCGGTTTGAATCTCTTACGCTAAGTCATAATAACATGATGGCTTTAAAGCCTGTTTTATCGGCTTGGTTAGATGAGGCAGAACGTGCAAACCGTATGAAATCTAAAGACAGTGCATTTTTACCAAAtgctgataaaaaaagaaaacgcaCTTCTATTGGTGCGGCCGAAAAACGATCGCTTGAGGCATACTTTGCAATGCAACCCAGACCTTCGAGCGATAAAATTGCCGCAATAGCTGAAAAATTAGACTTATCTAAAAATGTTGTCCGCGTTTGGTTTTGCAACCAAaggcaaaagaaaaaaagaatgaagttttctgttcattaa
- the LOC100210436 gene encoding POU domain, class 4, transcription factor 2 isoform X2: protein MFSHVKGYGVSNMFDNMDDSHLLGSQIDSMSKYLPKQSGGSKLPSAFLHSLHANQDPTQYDPHDILDQISASLQPNANENSYEHHSTAISSNTNNYSTSHLLSPSSTSFSTSFNNPNFSSFNNSFAAAAAAAAAAAAAAQVGQEVECTPRELEWFAERFKQRRIKLGVTQADVGTALAHLKLPGVGSLSQSTICRFESLTLSHNNMMALKPVLSAWLDEAERANRMKSKDSAFLPNADKKRKRTSIGAAEKRSLEAYFAMQPRPSSDKIAAIAEKLDLSKNVVRVWFCNQRQKKKRMKFSVH, encoded by the exons ATGTTTTCTCATGTTAAAGGATACGGA gtTTCAAACATGTTTGACAACATGGACGACTCCCATTTGTTGGGATCTCAAATAGACTCAATGTCAAAATATTTGCCAAAACAAAGCGGTGGTTCAAAGTTACCAAGTGCTTTTCTACACAGTCTTCATGCAAATCAAGACCCTACTCAATACGATCCCCATGATATCTTAGATCAAATATCAGCTTCTCTTCAACCGAACGCGAATGAAAACTCTTATGAGCATCATTCTACAGCAATATCATCGAACACAAACAATTACTCAACAAGTCATTTACTGTCTCCATCGTCAACTTCATTTTCTACTTCATTTAACAATCCAAATTTTAGCAGTTTCAATAATTCTTTTGCTGCTGCCGCAGCTGCAGCTGCAGCCGCAGCCGCAGCGGCTCAAGTTGGCCAAGAGGTTGAATGTACACCACGAGAACTAGAATGGTTTGCAGAACGCTTTAAACAAAGACGTATTAAACTAGGAGTTACTCAAGCGGATGTTGGAACAGCTCTCGCACACTTAAAACTTCCAGGTGTAGGATCCTTAAGTCAGTCTACTATATGTCGGTTTGAATCTCTTACGCTAAGTCATAATAACATGATGGCTTTAAAGCCTGTTTTATCGGCTTGGTTAGATGAGGCAGAACGTGCAAACCGTATGAAATCTAAAGACAGTGCATTTTTACCAAAtgctgataaaaaaagaaaacgcaCTTCTATTGGTGCGGCCGAAAAACGATCGCTTGAGGCATACTTTGCAATGCAACCCAGACCTTCGAGCGATAAAATTGCCGCAATAGCTGAAAAATTAGACTTATCTAAAAATGTTGTCCGCGTTTGGTTTTGCAACCAAaggcaaaagaaaaaaagaatgaagttttctgttcattaa